The Chlamydia poikilotherma DNA segment TTTGGTTCGTGAGATATAGGATTTGTAATTGGAACAGAAGGAGGTGTTTGAGGAACATTATTTGCTGGAGGAGCTTTGACAACTACAGGTTTATTTTCTGCAAATTGTGCTGCTAATTCCTCTTTAGAAACACGTTGAGGAACAGTCTCTACGATAGGCTTTTCAACTTTTTCTTGTGCTTTTTCCATAGAAGGAACAACTTCAACAAGCTTTGCTGGTAAGGGAGGAAGCAATACATCTGTATTTTTCTTATCAGCATATTTTGCTGTAGTGAATAATACTAGCACCAAAACTGCATTCACTAAAGTTGCAATTATAATCGTATCTCTACGGTTCATATTTTTAATGCCTCCATGTCACCAACCAATTGCTTAAAGCAATCTCCTCGTTCCTCAAAGCTCCGAAACTGATCAAAACTGGCACACCCAGGAGACAATAATACTACATCACCAGGCTGTGCTATACTCTGGGCTATGCTTACCGCTTCTTGTAGATCTCGGGCTTGAGTTAAAGGAAGACTACTAGATAAAGCTTGGGTAATTTGGTTTCGACATTCCCCCATAGCCACAATATGTTTTACTGTTTGAGTAAGGACTGGAATCAAAGAAGTAAAATTACTTCCCTTGTTCCTTCCGCCCAAAATAACAATGACATTTTCTTTCACAGCCATCAGAGCTTTTTCTACAGAGCTCATAGTTGTAGCCTTACTATCATTGATATAACGCACGCCATCTTTTTCTCCCAGATATTCTATTCTATGGGGAGGTTTTTCAAAGGTTTGAATTGCCTTTAAAAATGCTTCCAAAGGAATGGACAATATCTCATTAGCTAAAGTATAAGCAGCGCAATAATTATTCCTATCATGCAAGTATAGTGGTTTTAATGCACTCCCTTTATCTAAAATTAAAGCTATTTCTCTAGTATAATCCAAATAGGATTTTCCAGAGGAAACACCCTCCCCAACCCATAAAGAATTAGATGCTTGCAAACATTTAGCGATGTTGTTTTTTGCTTCGCTATAGGCTTGCAAGGTCTTATGATAATCTAAATGATTATCGGAAACATTTAAAATAGCAGCTCCTGATAGTACAGGGGTCTCTATTTCTTGCTCAGCCAACTGAAAAGAACTAATTTCAACAACACGAATACCTTTTTGACGCATTGCTTGAAGAATAGGCACACCTATATTCCCCATAGCAAAAGCATTAGTTCCTAAAGAACGTAGTAAATGGACTAAAAACAACACAGTTGTTGTTTTTCCTGCAGATCCTGTAATTCCAATCGAAGGATATTGACAAAATTCCGAATCTTGAAAAGCAATCTGAATATCAGTGACGATGGGAATTTTTCTACGTTTTGCTTCTGTTACTAAACGATGGGAAGGTTTGATCCCCGGGGAACGCACAAACAAATCTATATCTTCAGGAAATTCCTCAATGTTATCTAGATAACGTTTGCGAAAGAAACTACAAGAATTTAGAGCATTTAAAGATCCATCCATTCCAATAACATAATCCCCTCGATCATGCAGAAATTCTGCTACGGATCTTCCTGTAATTCCCGCTCCTAAAACTATAACACGTTGGTTATTCACAAACTATCTCCATAAGGCTGCGATAATCCCTACAATCATACAAATGAACCCAGCGACATAAAAACGCAGGACAACTTTCGTCTCTGGAATACCTTTATACTCGTAATGATGATGTAATGGAGAACATAGAAAAATACGCTTTCTCCTTAATCGATAGCTACTGACTTGTAAAATTACTGATCCAGCTTCTGCAACAAAAACACCTCCCAACAAAATTAAAAGCAATTCCGCACGAAGCATAACAGCACAACTACCTAATATTCCTCCTATAAGTAAGGAACCTGTATCACCCATAAACACCTGAGCAGGAGAACGATTGTATCTTAAGAAAGCAAAGCTTACCCCTACCAATGCAGCTAACAATATAGATACATCTTTTGCTAAAGGAATTGTCGGATCTGCAACAGCAACTACTAGCAAACCAAAAGCACTCATACATGTAGTTCCTGCTGCCAAACCATCGAGACCATCCGTAAGATTCACAGCGTTGCTAGTACCTACGATTGCTAGCATTGCTAAAGCAAAATAAAAAAGTTTACTTAGAATACAATGTCCAAAAGAAATAGCCCCAAAAAAGGGAACCTTTAATGTATAAAATAGGGCATTACCTTTATATAGAGAAAATATAGCTAGGATTGTGAGCGCAGAGATTAATAGCTGTAAAACAAATTTCTGTTTTGTTGTTATTCCATGTCCTTTTTTTCTTTTCTTTTTTACTATATCGTCATACCAACCTAAAGTTCCCCAACTGGCTATCAGAAATACAAATAGCCATGTTGAAAGTTTCTCTAAGGGGAGCCAAAAGAATATGGTGGTCAATAAGACGATACAAAAAAGTATCCCTCCAGCTGTAGGTGTGTGCTTTTTATCCTGATGAAGAATCTCTAGCTTCTCACAGTGTTCTTTATGCACTTGATCGTAATGATTCTGTTTCTTTAACCAGCATATCACAGGTTTTCCTAAGAAAATCCCCAGAAAAAATGCCAGGCCAAAAGCTGTTGTTAATAAGAGAATCAACGATTCATTAAAATAAGGAAATACAGAACTCATAAGTAAAGTATTAAAAATTAAAAACAGCTTAATAAAGACTCTAAAGCTAAAGATCGCGATCCTTTCAACAAGACAATATCTCCTTGCTGAACAACTTTCTTTAAAATCTCTTCTACACTCTGAGCAGATGGATGGAAAGAAACTTCACAAGGACCATGTTTTAATAAATGCTGAATCGGCAACCATTTCTCTCCAATGAAGAAAATAATACTCGCTTTTGATAAAGCTTTTTTAGCAACAACGGCATGACCTTCCTCAGAATAATTTCCTAATTCTGCCATATG contains these protein-coding regions:
- the murD gene encoding UDP-N-acetylmuramoyl-L-alanine--D-glutamate ligase; its protein translation is MNNQRVIVLGAGITGRSVAEFLHDRGDYVIGMDGSLNALNSCSFFRKRYLDNIEEFPEDIDLFVRSPGIKPSHRLVTEAKRRKIPIVTDIQIAFQDSEFCQYPSIGITGSAGKTTTVLFLVHLLRSLGTNAFAMGNIGVPILQAMRQKGIRVVEISSFQLAEQEIETPVLSGAAILNVSDNHLDYHKTLQAYSEAKNNIAKCLQASNSLWVGEGVSSGKSYLDYTREIALILDKGSALKPLYLHDRNNYCAAYTLANEILSIPLEAFLKAIQTFEKPPHRIEYLGEKDGVRYINDSKATTMSSVEKALMAVKENVIVILGGRNKGSNFTSLIPVLTQTVKHIVAMGECRNQITQALSSSLPLTQARDLQEAVSIAQSIAQPGDVVLLSPGCASFDQFRSFEERGDCFKQLVGDMEALKI
- the mraY gene encoding phospho-N-acetylmuramoyl-pentapeptide-transferase; this translates as MSSVFPYFNESLILLLTTAFGLAFFLGIFLGKPVICWLKKQNHYDQVHKEHCEKLEILHQDKKHTPTAGGILFCIVLLTTIFFWLPLEKLSTWLFVFLIASWGTLGWYDDIVKKKRKKGHGITTKQKFVLQLLISALTILAIFSLYKGNALFYTLKVPFFGAISFGHCILSKLFYFALAMLAIVGTSNAVNLTDGLDGLAAGTTCMSAFGLLVVAVADPTIPLAKDVSILLAALVGVSFAFLRYNRSPAQVFMGDTGSLLIGGILGSCAVMLRAELLLILLGGVFVAEAGSVILQVSSYRLRRKRIFLCSPLHHHYEYKGIPETKVVLRFYVAGFICMIVGIIAALWR